Proteins from a genomic interval of Quercus robur chromosome 9, dhQueRobu3.1, whole genome shotgun sequence:
- the LOC126699336 gene encoding uncharacterized protein LOC126699336 has product MALQEKLDRFKKQQEKCQSTLTSIAASNKATTHKSVPVPAASSVARAPGPAVKFSNDTERLQHINSIRKAPVGAQMKRVINLLLETRQAFTPEQINEVTYVDINANKAVFDSLRNNLKVNYDGKRFSYKSKHDLRDKEQLLYLIRKFVWGIAVIDLKDAYPTVMEDLQALKAAGQIWLLSNFDSQEDIAYPNDPRVPIKVDDDLKQLFLGIELPRDMIDIERDLQKNGMKPATNTAQRRASSEVQGMSSTPKPKKKKHEITKRTKLTNAHLPELFRHLDKKS; this is encoded by the exons atGGCATTACAAGAGAAATTAGATAGATTCAAGAAGCAGCAAGAGAAGTGCCAATCGACCCTCACAAGTATTGCTGCATCTAACAAGGCCACAACACATAAATCCGTGCCAGTACCAGCAGCATCTTCAGTCGCAAGAGCCCCTGGTCCTGcagtcaaattttcaaatgataCAGAGAGACTTCAGCATATCAATAGTATCCGGAAAGCCCCTGTAGGGGCCCAAATGAAGCGTGTTATAAATCTTCTACTGGAG ACAAGGCAAGCCTTTACCCCGGAACAAATTAATGAAGTCACTTATGTTGATATCAATGCCAACAAAGCTGTATTTGATAGTTTGAGGAATAACCTGAAAGTCAACTATGATGGGAAGCGTTTCTCTTACAAG TCCAAGCATGATTTGAGGGACAAGGAACAACTTCTTTACTTAATAAGGAAATTCGTATGGGGCATTGCTGTCATTGATCTTAAGGACGCATACCCTACTGTGATGGAAGACTTGCAG GCTTTGAAAGCTGCGGGTCAGATATGGCTGCTATCAAACTTCGATTCACAGGAAGACATTGCTTACCCAAATGACCCCAGGGTGCCCATCAAAGTGGATGATGACCTTAAGCAGCTATTTCTGGGGATTGAATTGCCTCGTGATATGATTGACATCGAGAGGGATCTTCAGAAGAATGGGATGAAGCCTGCCACCAACACTGCTCAGAGGAGGGCCAGTTCAGAGGTTCAAGGCATGTCCTCCAcgcccaagccaaagaagaagaagcacgAGATCACCAAGAGGACAAAGCTGACTAATGCCCATCTTCCAGAGCTTTTCCGACACCTAGATAAAAAATCTTGA
- the LOC126700632 gene encoding disease resistance protein Roq1-like has product MDTKSPSFSSSHQWKYHVFLSFRGEDTRKSFTDHLYAALKQKGIFTFKDDEKLERGKLISLELLKAIEESMFAIVILSKNYASSPWCLDELVKIVECKEKMGLIILPIFYDVNPSEVRKQTKIYAQAFVEHEKHFKENMKKVHKWRATLREVANLSGWSLQDRPESEFIQDIVEVILQKLSYAFPRDTKDLVGIDSRVEELMSLLAIGSNDVRIIGVWGMGGIGKTTLARVVYQMVFNEFEGGSFITNIREVSEKYGLLPSQQKLISEILMEKSINIWDVDDGVLMIKNRLYHKRILLVLDDVNQFDQLEKLAREHNWFGSGSRVIITTRDKHLLIRHNVNGIYEVKGLNDDDALYLFSLKAFNNSHPAEDYLKLSKQFVNYANGLPLAIGVLGSFLFNRSKEEWDSALDRLKEFPERKIIKVLQTSFDGLQETEKEIFLYIACFFNMKDKNYVLKILDCLGLYPCIGLRILVEKSLLKEYENKFWMHELLQKMGQDIVRQDCPQEPGKHSKLWLYKDIDHVLMTNTGTEAIQGLVLELPWLPKFVEFKKAHWNLEVFSKMSNLKLLIIHGVHLLHGPRHLSNSLRFLDWSLYPSKSLPSSFQPNELVELHMCHSKIERLWKGIKHFDKLKSIELNDSLNLIATPDFTGVPNLEKLVAKGCINLREVHPSIMAHKKLTLLNLEGCKNLNNLPRNFEMECLENLILSDCSKIKRIPEFARNMERLTKLHLDGTTITKFPSSIEHLTNLASLHLRDCKNLVCLPTIICSFKSLKDINVGGCLKLDNLAQSLLNVKSLEELNVSGVTFREPPFSIVLLKNLKGLYSAPKNKRPRATCRLLIPGSEISKWFSHQSVGNIVNAQVTHSKEWMGMAVCSILSFHDLHPNSLCCFDCYIEVNKQEGARESAYFVNTFGHIDSLHLWMLYFPSHCFYENARAVLSQTDENELIQMGVRIPKPHNPCFDVKKCGFRMVYKQDIEDIGEMMGQSCKSSCIPHYEGVGFTHEYDLNNSTVVREDCKLKRSCDEYDEARPSDEGCYNDVPHSKRIQR; this is encoded by the exons ATGGATACAAAAAGCCCATCTTTCTCTTCTAGCCATCAGTGGAAATACCATGTCTTTCTAAGTTTTAGAGGTGAAGATACTCGTAAGAGTTTTACAGACCATTTATACGCTGCTTTGAAGCAAAAGGGCATTTTCACATTCAAGGACGATGAAAAACTTGAGAGAGGAAAACTCATTTCACTTGAGCTTTTAAAAGCAATAGAAGAATCAATGTTTGCTATTGTCATTCTCTCAAAAAACTATGCATCATCGCCATGGTGTTTGGATGAACTTGTAAAAATTGTGGAATGCAAAGAAAAGATGGGGCTTATAATTCTACCCATTTTTTATGATGTGAATCCATCTGAAGTTCGCAAACAGACAAAAATTTATGCACAAGCATTTGTTGAACATGAAAAACATTTCAAAGAGAACATGAAGAAGGTTCACAAGTGGAGAGCTACTTTGAGAGAAGTGGCCAATCTTTCTGGATGGTCTTTACAAGACAG GCCTGAATCAGAATTTATCCAGGATATTGTGGAAGTGATATTGCAAAAATTAAGTTATGCATTCCCAAGAGATACCAAAGATTTAGTAGGAATAGATTCTAGAGTGGAGGAATTGATGTCACTTTTAGCTATAGGATCAAACGATGTTCGCATTATAGGTGTTTGGGGGATGGGGGGGATTGGTAAGACAACTCTTGCTAGAGTTGTTTATCAGATggtttttaatgaatttgaagGTGGTAGTTTTATCACTAATATTAGGGAAGTATCTGAAAAATATGGTTTGCTTCCTTCACAACAAAAACTTATTAGTGAAATTTTGATGGAGAAAAGCATCAATATATGGGATGTTGATGATGGAGTCCTTATGATCAAGAATAGGTTGTATCATAAAAggattcttcttgttcttgatgaTGTAAACCAATTTGACCAATTAGAAAAGTTAGCTAGAGAGCATAATTGGTTTGGTTCAGGTAGTAGAGTTATCATCACAACACGAGATAAGCATTTGTTGATAAGACATAATGTAAATGGAATATATGAGGTTAAAGgattgaatgatgatgatgctcTTTATCTTTTTAGTTTGAAAGCTTTTAACAACAGTCATCCTGCTGAAGATTATCTAAAGTTGTCAAAACAATTTGTAAATTATGCTAATGGTCTTCCTCTAGCAATTGGAGTTTTGGGTTCTTTTTTGTTCAATAGAAGTAAGGAGGAATGGGATAGTGCATTAGATAGACTCAAAGAATTTcctgaaagaaaaattatcaaagTACTTCAAACAAGTTTTGATGGACTTCAAGAAACAGAGAAGgaaatatttctatatattgcatgtttctttaATATGAAGGATAAAAActatgtgttaaaaatactagaTTGTCTTGGCCTATATCCTTGCATTGGATTAAGGATTCTCGTTGAAAAGTCTCTCttaaaagaatatgaaaataaattttggatGCATGAACTACTACAAAAAATGGGTCAAGATATAGTTCGTCAAGATTGTCCTCAAGAACCTGGAAAGCATAGCAAATTGTGGCTATATAAGGACATTGATCATGTGCTGATGACAAATACG GGAACAGAAGCAATTCAAGGCCTAGTCCTAGAGCTTCCTTGGTTGCCTAAATTTGTTGAATTCAAAAAGGCACATTGGAACCTTGAAGTCTTTTCAAAGATGTCTAATCTCAAATTGCTTATAATTCATGGTGTTCACCTATTACATGGCCCCAGACATCTTTCTAATAGCTTAAGATTTCTTGATTGGAGTTTATATCCTTCAAAATCTTTGCCATCAAGTTTTCAGCCAAATGAACTTGTTGAACTTCACATGTGCCATAGCAAAATTGAAAGACTTTGGAAAGGAATAAAG cattttgacaagttgaagtcCATCGAATTGAATGATTCTTTAAACCTTATTGCAACCCCTGACTTCACTGGAGTACCCAATCTAGAGAAATTGGTTGCTAAAGGTTGTATAAATTTACGAGAGGTTCACCCATCTATTATGGCTCATAAAAAGCTTACTCTTCTTAATCTTGAAGGCTGCAAAAACCTTAACAATCTTCcaagaaattttgaaatggagTGTCTTGAGAATCTTATTCTTTCTGATTGTTCAAAAATCAAGAGAATTCCAGAATTTGCGAGAAATATGGAACGCTTAACAAAACTTCACTTAGATGGCACTACTATTACGAAATTTCCCTCTTCAATTGAACATTTGACTAACCTTGCTTCATTGCATTTAAGAGATTGTAAAAATCTTGTATGTCTTCCTACCATAATTTGTAGCTTCAAGTCGCTTAAAGATATCAATGTGGGTGGATGCTTGAAACTTGACAATTTGGCACAGAGCCTATTGAATGTCAAAAGTCTAGAAGAGCTTAATGTGAGCGGGGTTACTTTTAGAGAGCCGCCTTTCTCTATTGttcttttgaaaaatcttaAG GGACTCTACAGTGCACCTAAAAATAAAAGACCTCGGGCTACCTGTAGACTTCTTATACCTGGAAGTGAAATTTCAAAATGGTTTAGCCATCAAAGTGTGGGGAATATAGTGAATGCACAAGTTACTCATTCAAAAGAGTGGATGGGAATGGCTGTGTGCTCTATTTTGTCATTCCACGATCTTCATCCAAACAGTCtttgttgttttgattgttATATTGAAGTCAATAAACAAGAAGGTGCAAGAGAGTCGGCTTATTTTGTAAATACTTTTGGTCATATTGACTCACTTCACCTTTGGATGCTTTATTTTCCCTCTCATTGTTTTTATGAGAATGCGAGAGCAGTATTGAGTCAAACTGATGAGAATGAATTGATTCAAATGGGGGTTAGAATTCCAAAGCCTCACAACCCTTGCTTTGATGTTAAGAAATGTGGGTTTCGTATGGTATACAAGCAAGACATTGAAGATATCGGAGAAATGATGGGTCAAAGCTGCAAGAGTAGCTGCATCCCTCATTATGAGGGTGTTGGTTTTACTCATGAATATGATCTTAACAATTCAACAGTGGTAAGAGAAGATTGCAAACTTAAGCGAAGCTGTGATGAATATGATGAGGCTAGACCTAGTGATGAAGGTTGCTATAATGATGTACCACACTCCAAGCGGATTCAAAGATAA